Proteins encoded in a region of the Vicia villosa cultivar HV-30 ecotype Madison, WI linkage group LG5, Vvil1.0, whole genome shotgun sequence genome:
- the LOC131601717 gene encoding G-type lectin S-receptor-like serine/threonine-protein kinase At2g19130, with product MKKRPCFMLCLLIICFFLHTYPSLSALTTISSNQSLSGDQTLVSKDGNFELGFFNNGNSSNYYIGMWYKKISLRTYVWVANRDDPVSDKSASKLAISDGNLVLLDQSQNLVWSTNLSSTSSDSVSAVLLDTGNLILSNRPNASASDALWQSFDFPSDTWLPGGKIKLDKITKKPQYLTSWKNSEDPATGLFSLELDPNGTNSYLILWNKTQQYWTSGSWNGQIFSLVPEMRSNYIYNFTFENNANESYFTYSLYSNSIISRFVMDVSGQIKQFTWLESSQQWNLFWSQPRGQCQVYAFCGAFGSCNEISKPSCNCLNGYQPKSQSDWDLGDYSSGCVKTNKFQCEVSSNPSSGAKDRFLTKSNLALPEKAQPVAKAGLSEECESTCLSNCSCTAYAYNSSGCFIWRGELLNLQQLSQDDSNGQTLFLKLAASEFPDSKSNKGTTIGIVGGAVGGIVILLVLVLILVIRRRKRLSGARTSVEGSLIAFAYRDLQNATKNFSEKLGGGGFGSVFKGTLPDSSVIAVKKLESISQGEKQFRTEVSTIGTVQHVNLVRLRGFCSESDKRLLVYDYMPNGSLDSHLFQNSKVLGWKIRFQIALGIARGLTYLHEKCRDCIIHCDVKPENILIDSEFCPKVADFGLAKLVGRDFSRVLTTMRGTRGYLAPEWISGVAITAKADVYSYGMMLFELVSGRRNSDPSVDGQIRFFPTLAANTVHQGGNVISLLDSRLEGDADVEEITRIIKIAAWCVQDDETHRPSMGQVVQILEGVLDVALPPIPRSLQAFVDDHENIVFFTDSSSTNNSQVKSNVSTASSQAKSNISSTSTSS from the coding sequence ATGAAGAAAAGACCATGCTTCATGCTTTGTCTCCTCATCATCTGCTTCTTTTTGCACACCTACCCTTCACTTTCTGCTTTGACCACCATCTCATCAAATCAATCTCTTTCTGGTGATCAAACTCTTGTCTCCAAAGATGGCAACTTTGAATTGGGTTTCTTCAATAATGGTAATTCCTCTAACTATTACATAGGCATGTGgtacaaaaaaatatctttaagGACATATGTTTGGGTAGCAAATAGAGATGACCCAGTTTCTGATAAAAGTGCTTCCAAGTTAGCTATTTCTGATGGTAATTTAGTTCTCTTGGATCAGTCTCAAAATCTAGTTTGGTCAACAAATTTGAGTTCTACTAGTTCAGATTCTGTATCTGCTGTCCTTTTAGATACTGGTAATCTTATATTAAGTAATAGGCCTAATGCATCAGCATCGGATGCTCTTTGGCAGAGTTTTGATTTTCCATCAGATACATGGCTTCCTGGTGGCAAAATTAAACTTGATAAGATAACTAAGAAGCCTCAATATCTTACTTCATGGAAAAACAGTGAAGATCCAGCAACTGGTTTGTTCTCTCTTGAACTAGACCCTAATGGAACCAATTCATACTTGATTCTTTGGAATAAAACTCAACAGTATTGGACAAGTGGTTCTTGGAATGGACAGATATTCAGTTTGGTTCCTGAGATGAGGTCAAACTACATCTACAATTTCACCTTTGAGAATAATGCTAACGAAAGCTACTTTACATACTCTTTGTACAGCAATTCAATTATATCTCGATTCGTGATGGATGTGTCCGGGCAGATCAAGCAATTTACTTGGCTGGAAAGTAGTCAGCAATGGAATTTATTTTGGTCACAACCAAGAGGACAGTGTCAGGTTTATGCTTTCTGTGGTGCATTTGGTAGCTGCAATGAGATCTCAAAGCCATCCTGCAACTGTTTGAATGGTTATCAACCAAAGTCTCAATCTGATTGGGATCTTGGTGATTACTCAAGCGGGTGTGTGAAAACAAACAAATTTCAATGTGAGGTATCTTCTAATCCTTCTAGTGGTGCCAAAGATAGGTTCTTAACCAAATCAAATTTGGCTTTGCCTGAAAAGGCACAGCCTGTTGCGAAAGCTGGTTTGAGTGAGGAATGTGAGTCAACATGTTTGAGCAACTGTTCCTGCACCGCATATGCTTATAACAGTAGTGGTTGTTTCATTTGGAGGGGAGAACTCTTGAATCTGCAACAGCTTTCTCAAGATGACAGTAATGGACAGACATTGTTTCTCAAACTTGCAGcatctgagtttcctgattcaaAAAGCAATAAAGGAACAACCATTGGTATTGTTGGAGGTGCTGTTGGTGGTATAGTGATTCTCCTTGTTCTTGTTCTAATTCTTGTGATTAGGCGAAGAAAGAGACTATCTGGAGCAAGAACTTCTGTGGAGGGCTCGTTGATAGCATTTGCGTACAGAGATTTGCAAAATGCAACAAAGAATTTCTCAGAGAAACTCGGAGGGGGAGGTTTTGGTTCTGTTTTCAAAGGAACGTTACCTGACTCCAGTGTTATAGCAGTGAAGAAGCTTGAAAGCATTAGCCAAGGCGAGAAACAGTTCCGAACAGAAGTGAGTACTATTGGGACTGTTCAACATGTCAACCTTGTAAGGCTTCGTGGTTTCTGTTCTGAAAGCGACAAAAGGCTTCTGGTTTATGATTACATGCCAAATGGGTCTCTGGACTCACATCTATTTCAGAACTCCAAGGTGTTGGGTTGGAAAATAAGATTCCAAATTGCTCTTGGAATAGCTAGAGGATTGACATATCTTCATGAAAAGTGTAGAGACTGTATCATTCACTGCGACGTGAAGCCAGAAAACATTCTCATAGATTCTGAATTTTGTCCAAAGGTAGCAGACTTCGGCCTTGCAAAGCTTGTTGGAAGGGACTTCAGCAGGGTCCTAACTACCATGAGAGGAACGAGAGGTTATTTAGCTCCGGAATGGATTTCAGGAGTGGCTATTACCGCTAAAGCCGATGTTTACAGCTACGGAATGATGCTTTTTGAGCTTGTGTCGGGAAGAAGGAACTCGGATCCTTCTGTAGACGGTCAAATTAGATTCTTTCCTACATTGGCTGCAAACACAGTACACCAAGGAGGGAATGTGATTAGCCTATTGGACTCTAGATTGGAGGGGGATGCCGATGTTGAGGAGATCACTCGAATCATAAAGATTGCTGCGTGGTGTGTTCAAGATGATGAAACTCATAGGCCATCCATGGGTCAAGTAGTTCAAATACTTGAAGGGGTGTTGGATGTTGCTTTGCCTCCAATTCCTAGATCCCTTCAAGCTTTTGTTGATGACCATGAAAACATTGTTTTCTTCACTGATTCAAGCTCCACTAATAACTCACAGGTTAAGAGCAATGTTTCAACAGCCTCCTCTCAAGCTAAAAGCAACATCTCATCTACTAGCACTAGTTCTTGA
- the LOC131606695 gene encoding uncharacterized protein LOC131606695 yields MEDGLISVDRWAKGSEAYFLTHLHSDHTQGLSSSWSHGPLFCSSITAKLLPIKYPNLDLSLLRILQIGTSHTLSLRSPSSNDFTTVHVTAIDACHCPGSIMLLFSGDFGCLLCTGDFRWEADCEKVRIAKDMLSDALNAHGGDGVDVVYLDNTYANPTYDFPTRSVATQQAIDIISSHPDHDVIIGINTLGKEDLLVQISNALNILIWVWPERLQTMHLLGLPDIFTTDTTLTRVRAVPMYSFSIDTLEALNLIRPNTRPTIGILPSGLPWVKKSLKKGEFLSGSFLTSRYKRTRRSAKSTQVLIDKQTGVAGTPKKFDQYIFSVPYSDHSNFAELEDFIKFVKPNRLKGIVSPSSCYIEPMYYFGRLCTGNQPVQKLHTVSEMIESGDFEDDNAELDRNRSKESFKMNESGKRVVTISPETSFEDDSVVLDRNKSGKRVVALSPKTSVRGDGDIEPDRNRSKALKVKLSGFRMRGLSIFRRKRRGAKLSDYVEE; encoded by the exons ATGGAAGATGGGTTAATATCAGTAGACCGTTGGGCAAAGGGTAGCGAGGCCTACTTCCTAACCCACCTCCACTCCGATCACACTCAAGGCCTCTCTTCATCTTGGTCCCATGGCCCACTCTTCTGCTCCTCAATCACCGCCAAACTCCTCCCCATCAAGTACCCTAATCTCGACCTCTCCCTCCTCCGCATTCTTCAAATCGGTACCTCCCACACTCTCTCCCTCCGCTCACCTTCTTCTAACGATTTCACCACCGTCCATGTCACCGCCATCGATGCCTGCCACTGCCCCGGCTCGATTATGTTGCTGTTTTCGGGagattttggttgtttgcttTGTACCGGTGACTTTCGTTGGGAGGCTGATTGCGAGAAGGTGAGGATCGCCAAGGATATGCTTAGCGATGCTCTGAATGCTCATGGTGGtgatggtgttgatgttgtttaTCTTGATAATACCTACGCTAATCCTACCTATGATTTTCCAACTCGTAGTGTAGCCACTCAGCAG GCTATTGATATAATTTCGTCCCATCCTGATCACGATGTTATTATTGGAATCAATACTCTGGGGAAAGAAGATCTCTTGGTTCAGATTTCAAATGCACTTAACATATTG atttgGGTGTGGCCAGAGCGGTTGCAGACTATGCATCTTCTTGGTCTCCCTGATATATTTACAACAGATACAACTCTTACTAGAGTTAGAGCTGTTCCTATGTATAGCTTTAGCATTGATACATTGGAGGCGTTAAATCTAATCCGTCCAAATACGCGTCCGACTATAGGAATTTTGCCATCAGGTCTTCCATGGGTAAAGAAATCCCTTAAAAAGGGCGAGTTTCTCTCTGGTTCTTTTTTGACATCGCGGTATAAGAGAACCAGACGGAGTGCAAAAAGTACCCAAGTCCTGATTGATAAGCAAACTGGAGTAGCAGGAACTCCCAAAAAGTTTGACCAGTATATATTTTCAGTTCCCTACTCTGATCACTCAAATTTTGCAGAGCTAGAGGATTTTATAAAGTTTGTCAAACCAAACCGTCTGAAGGGTATTGTTTCTCCCTCTTCATGCTATATAGAACCCATGTACTATTTTGGCCGACTTTGTACCGGTAACCAACCAGTACAGAAGCTACATACCGTGTCCGAAATGATAGAAAGTGGtgattttgaagatgataatgctGAGTTAGATAGAAACAGAAGCAAGGAAAGTTTTAAAATGAATGAAAGTGGTAAAAGGGTAGTAACAATCAGCCCCGAAACTTCATTTGAAGATGATAGTGTTGTGTTAGATAGAAACAAAAGTGGTAAAAGAGTAGTAGCTCTCAGCCCCAAAACTTCAGTTAGAGGTGATGGTGATATTGAGCCAGATAGAAACAGAAGTAAGGCTTTGAAGGTTAAGCTATCAGGTTTTCGTATGAGAGGGTTAAGCATATTCAGAAGAAAACGTCGTGGAGCTAAACTTTCAGACTATGTTGAAGAATGA